The following proteins are encoded in a genomic region of Candidatus Methylospira mobilis:
- the pqqA gene encoding pyrroloquinoline quinone precursor peptide PqqA: MKWEKPDYKDLRFGFEVTMYIYNR; encoded by the coding sequence ATGAAATGGGAAAAGCCCGATTATAAAGACCTGCGTTTCGGCTTCGAAGTTACGATGTACATCTATAACCGCTGA
- a CDS encoding response regulator transcription factor, giving the protein MLKIKSKITVMLVDDHAVVRAGHRMLLSQYENISVVAETARGEEAYQRYIEIHPGIVVMDINLPGMGGLASIRRIHGRDPYARILAFSVHDEPLYVTRALEAGAKGYVTKSSAPEILVEAIIRLAQGDTFVDPEIAQRMVVQTVTGTDPSSLLATLSAREFDIFRLLVNGRTTREIAEELCLGYKTVANYATQIKSKLNVRTTAEMTCLAYQYGVLNG; this is encoded by the coding sequence ATGTTGAAAATAAAATCAAAAATAACGGTCATGCTGGTGGACGATCATGCGGTAGTGCGAGCCGGCCATCGCATGCTGCTGTCGCAATACGAAAATATTTCCGTAGTTGCCGAAACGGCGCGCGGCGAAGAAGCTTATCAACGCTACATCGAAATTCACCCCGGCATTGTGGTGATGGATATCAATCTGCCCGGCATGGGCGGTCTGGCGTCGATACGCCGTATCCATGGTCGCGACCCGTATGCAAGAATCCTGGCTTTCAGCGTTCATGACGAACCGCTATACGTGACGCGCGCGCTGGAGGCGGGGGCCAAGGGTTATGTTACCAAAAGCAGCGCGCCGGAAATTCTGGTCGAGGCCATTATCAGGCTCGCGCAAGGAGATACCTTTGTCGATCCTGAAATTGCCCAGCGCATGGTGGTGCAAACGGTCACGGGTACCGATCCCTCCTCGCTGCTGGCTACGTTGTCGGCACGCGAATTCGATATATTCCGTTTACTGGTAAACGGCCGTACTACGCGTGAAATTGCCGAAGAACTGTGTCTGGGTTATAAAACCGTCGCCAATTACGCTACACAGATCAAGAGCAAGCTGAACGTCAGAACGACGGCGGAAATGACGTGTCTGGCCTATCAATATGGGGTTTTGAATGGCTGA